The proteins below come from a single Aegilops tauschii subsp. strangulata cultivar AL8/78 chromosome 6, Aet v6.0, whole genome shotgun sequence genomic window:
- the LOC109751990 gene encoding uncharacterized protein isoform X2: protein MAVNEETSVYVGGLPYDADEDMLRSYFGPCGTIVSVKVINDQRIRGKCYGFVTYTQHRAAQRAILEMDGKQIGNRAVRVNEVRTRGNTRDFGRDGFRRDPVRDGRDVYWDRRDRERSYDRHRDRDPYHDRDSDRPRDHDRDRYDERGGFDHEMDYSMDRDHEGDERRARDLYRGDHDRPVEMRMDSDNDRDKENSKGYDSERDKDDKEQPPRKSRPKGRESRDISSSSDELQNDAKHQLDKAIQMHEDLENEVSQIRDKVTSKDHHIADLQKKSQKLEDELAAARKVSSERQLTVTKLYKSFLQLQDYNDRAKTAEEDLKALVDSAMAEVDMAEDATTKDGSGYENGMA from the exons ATGGCCGTCAACGAGGAAACATCCGTCTACGTCGGCGGCCTGCCCTACGACGCCGACGAGGATATGCTCCGCAGCTACTTTGGGCCCTGCGGCACCATCGTCTCCGTCAAG GTGATAAATGATCAGAGAATCAGGGGCAAGTGTTATGGGTTTGTTACTTACACTCAACATAGGGCTGCTCAGCGTGCTATCTTGGAGATGGATGGCAAG CAAATAGGTAATCGTGCTGTGAGAGTAAATGAAGTGCGTACAAGAGGCAACACCCGTGATTTTGGGCGTGATGGCTTCCGACGAGATCCTGTAAGAGATGGAAGGGATGTATACTGGGACCGAAGGGATAGGGAGAGGAGTTATGATCGCCACCGGGATAGAGATCCCTACCATGACAGGGATAGTGATAGACCTCGTGACCATGATAGAGACAGATATGATGAACGTGGGGGATTTGACCATGAAATGGACTATTCCATGGATCGAGATCATGAAGGAGATGAGAGGCGTGCTAGAGACCTTTATCGAGGAGACCATGATCGTCCAGTGGAGATGCGTATGGATTCCGATAACGACAGAGACAAGGAAAATTCAAAAGGCTATGATAGTGAAAGAGATAAAGACGACAAGGAACAGCCACCAAGGAAAAG CCGTCCAAAGGGTCGTGAGAGCAGAGATATATCAAGTTCCAGTGATGAGCTTCAGAATGAT GCAAAACATCAGCTGGACAAGGCCATTCAGATGCATGAGGACCTTGAAAACGAG GTTTCTCAGATTAGAGATAAAGTTACAAGCAAAGATCACCACATTGCAGATTTGCAAAAGAAATCTCAG AAACTAGAGGATGAATTGGCTGCTGCGCGGAAAGTTTCTTCAGAGCGACAATTGACTGTCACAAAG CTGTACAAAAGTTTTCTTCAACTTCAAGACTACAATGACAGGGCCAAGACCGCAGAAGAGGATCTCAAG GCTCTGGTTGATTCTGCGATGGCTGAGGTGGACATGGCTGAAGACGCTACAACCAAAGACGGCTCAGGGTATGAGAACGGCATGGCCTGA
- the LOC109751990 gene encoding uncharacterized protein isoform X1 — MAVNEETSVYVGGLPYDADEDMLRSYFGPCGTIVSVKVINDQRIRGKCYGFVTYTQHRAAQRAILEMDGKQIGNRAVRVNEVRTRGNTRDFGRDGFRRDPVRDGRDVYWDRRDRERSYDRHRDRDPYHDRDSDRPRDHDRDRYDERGGFDHEMDYSMDRDHEGDERRARDLYRGDHDRPVEMRMDSDNDRDKENSKGYDSERDKDDKEQPPRKRFSRPKGRESRDISSSSDELQNDAKHQLDKAIQMHEDLENEVSQIRDKVTSKDHHIADLQKKSQKLEDELAAARKVSSERQLTVTKLYKSFLQLQDYNDRAKTAEEDLKALVDSAMAEVDMAEDATTKDGSGYENGMA; from the exons ATGGCCGTCAACGAGGAAACATCCGTCTACGTCGGCGGCCTGCCCTACGACGCCGACGAGGATATGCTCCGCAGCTACTTTGGGCCCTGCGGCACCATCGTCTCCGTCAAG GTGATAAATGATCAGAGAATCAGGGGCAAGTGTTATGGGTTTGTTACTTACACTCAACATAGGGCTGCTCAGCGTGCTATCTTGGAGATGGATGGCAAG CAAATAGGTAATCGTGCTGTGAGAGTAAATGAAGTGCGTACAAGAGGCAACACCCGTGATTTTGGGCGTGATGGCTTCCGACGAGATCCTGTAAGAGATGGAAGGGATGTATACTGGGACCGAAGGGATAGGGAGAGGAGTTATGATCGCCACCGGGATAGAGATCCCTACCATGACAGGGATAGTGATAGACCTCGTGACCATGATAGAGACAGATATGATGAACGTGGGGGATTTGACCATGAAATGGACTATTCCATGGATCGAGATCATGAAGGAGATGAGAGGCGTGCTAGAGACCTTTATCGAGGAGACCATGATCGTCCAGTGGAGATGCGTATGGATTCCGATAACGACAGAGACAAGGAAAATTCAAAAGGCTATGATAGTGAAAGAGATAAAGACGACAAGGAACAGCCACCAAGGAAAAGGTTCAG CCGTCCAAAGGGTCGTGAGAGCAGAGATATATCAAGTTCCAGTGATGAGCTTCAGAATGAT GCAAAACATCAGCTGGACAAGGCCATTCAGATGCATGAGGACCTTGAAAACGAG GTTTCTCAGATTAGAGATAAAGTTACAAGCAAAGATCACCACATTGCAGATTTGCAAAAGAAATCTCAG AAACTAGAGGATGAATTGGCTGCTGCGCGGAAAGTTTCTTCAGAGCGACAATTGACTGTCACAAAG CTGTACAAAAGTTTTCTTCAACTTCAAGACTACAATGACAGGGCCAAGACCGCAGAAGAGGATCTCAAG GCTCTGGTTGATTCTGCGATGGCTGAGGTGGACATGGCTGAAGACGCTACAACCAAAGACGGCTCAGGGTATGAGAACGGCATGGCCTGA